The segment CCCGCTCGCGATGTGCTGTGTTTCGTGTGCCGAAAGGCGAGGAGTATCGGTTGAGGCCCCGGAGTCTTTCCCACGTCTCAGTGCCCGACGAGACGACGATCGAGGCGGTTCGACAGTCCTGTGCGGGCATCCCCACGGGATCCCCCTTGCTGGCGGAGTCCTTCTACGCGCATCTGTTCGAGATGCGGCCGGAGCTGCGTTCCATGTTCGCTGCGGACCTCGGCCCGCAGGAACGCCGAATGGCGGATGCCCTGCTACAGGTCGTGCGTCATCTCGACCGCCCCGACGAACTGAGCGACTACCTCCGCCAGCTCGGCGCGCAACACCAGCGCAAGCTGGGCGTCGAGCCGGAGCACTATCCCCATATCGGGCGCGCCTTGGTACGCGCGGTCCGGGACATCTCGCCCACCTGGTCGACCTCGACGAGTTCGTCGTGGGTCACGGTCTACGAGTGGATCACGGCGGTGATGGTCGCGGGCGCGGAAGAGGGTGCGGAGCCCCAGCGCTCAGGGGTGGGCCGGGTCACCCACGGCACCGGTGGCACCCACCGCGAGCCGCCGCGACCCTGAC is part of the Spiractinospora alimapuensis genome and harbors:
- a CDS encoding globin domain-containing protein, encoding MPDETTIEAVRQSCAGIPTGSPLLAESFYAHLFEMRPELRSMFAADLGPQERRMADALLQVVRHLDRPDELSDYLRQLGAQHQRKLGVEPEHYPHIGRALVRAVRDISPTWSTSTSSSWVTVYEWITAVMVAGAEEGAEPQRSGVGRVTHGTGGTHREPPRP